In one Drosophila pseudoobscura strain MV-25-SWS-2005 chromosome X, UCI_Dpse_MV25, whole genome shotgun sequence genomic region, the following are encoded:
- the LOC4813921 gene encoding uncharacterized protein yields the protein MLKKFVEVNAEESPSANPYEVRTYMGNETQGPEWNPENCPPRERVCPKKPPNSTLSQVLTIEDEIRRIHQKAEESRFVRPAKKKCDLYDEFTMCVVPQRTPSELKTHAEMREHLLLARKDLGLVEHDARSQRTCPKDLVVLNSPMNLGEEEEAQEGEAGEEEEGEVKPQQASPECSSNMIIIPDRRMLELKRPKSRIYLNETQVGPLEELPFPTYNPRLIQEGLDGENLKAFDLIEGCNPQDLWTWNVGYQKHEEDMDQEFITASLPKYENDGELTVYNIPTDLDTTFKAEIVYGNRNVFPEKPKEAGRPRYYNRPSEIACIIVAYVESFRLNPDFWTGSTLDGILKRGLSLTKKSISMNYKAGEFCDFDIIPQVKEREAEVDIKIHFSGLLRNEPNMFKALSLFFTKYNACIFVSRELFLLICKRCLNSYFVFDPNGRNDMCLRDFAEGKCSLMATRYTEHLVHLITKFSDLQPQDEFSIYEISLTQYGKLKGEPLKKDPNNLVAHKLWAVVNEHFAVKTAGEGGIHQPISGNEKNGSLVVSLIALIYAEFELAKLWRPMTIDDIIRYGMAYYKTLRKKFRLDGKRWKNKKPHLNVVDLPEMFLMGAFKATVRKQPFLINGHVADCKNYLDSQLTMALHQLFNMPQWPAGLLQIDNSVLGIWRDREFFYVFDPFRRNRTAMVIDPDDYRIKGSAVLQMHSTFDSFCRVLYMNALKMRRGGKFFIHGIRTGCIRPLQVMTQKTNKFQALQMGLPTFTDEPPEPELKQKKSIESIPDEERFPVQEEKEWIEELINGIINDIIKALPDPAMQRPHLYPQAQKVLVRTDKENLRALRLKIKRGYELDAADEEEEKRVLTLEEEVALRSNFQALPDGAWIIAGSTQLPQLDEEMAKLGGILSAMVAMAVSAKYKLSTWNADLIEFSLESANSFGEDYQNYEYILACLLSKKLPDIAIGESSFSLEVPKVVKSSITVPLRQVLVDLLTSYNRLLLVCQRFSCVIFKRYNFLYMFIGFPCSAVGYRKGGSGPACLLRFLELDALIKRIEFGCNPLGCSVMNFIVAAIKVVDNHLEGRFRRWPKADEDAEYKQLSARQKKLRDTRLEKMRFIDEELKKENDRIQKFLKAKQEHRDRKKKKRIPAYRDTGIDEGGEEFMEEEDLGMEEEEGEEEIELKHRPGKQLPKELSRAYQPRPILYGYRMREKDCNFKIQGSTALDGRGEGSFKEIKPCYFASALAILSCSMRPLNRWNSYRVDRVISNAKAIAATVCELESVFERVVRHVTVDDYEFDIWIRGFEPAGVPAPAPTKKQYPAGLALNIFKKKLEKSLHTRKYLLIFTPNGSYALYHDEYFHLFDPYGSMEKSGGGEEEEQDGDEEGGKKKKCPKGPKRYPERNTASWVLLGDMDALITYIDERCSVKSWKETCQYKFYVVDILSHKKAAPNARILQLLTDLSIPMTCSNKHYGSPEYEICATNESLGWLELENCLPVWSRLNRRNTAGKYRNLPVSKLKKFDVEIEGRLWSLWGNLHPEAPVFEDELRGRQYLACYVMACCAASVYRLMDWSPHMLDNIVVSGTTYFKESVQQINKEDYEFSLENLNIDCAMDAINFVVHIEHVCYGKLYRVPTFNRMNLAEALIYFFSHYQYGIVMVRKRALAIGFCPGHDGGYFMYDCQEKDHPLFPKQQGAAYMLRTRHLQVLLYCIVVTLNVPFYNIDFSIHKVEMLREGATLENDEEGEEA from the exons ATGCTTAAGAAATTCGTCGAAGTTAATGCGGAGGAGAGCCCCTCGGCCAATCCGTACGAAGTGCGGACCTACATGGGCAACGAGACTCAGGGGCCCGAATGGAACCCCGAGAACTGTCCGCCCCGCGAACGTGTGTGCCCAAAAAAGCCCCCAAACTCTACACTATCACAAGTACTCACCATCGAGGATGAGATTCGCCGCATCCACCAGAAGGCGGAGGAGTCGCGTTTCGTGCGCCCCGCCAAAAAGAAGTGCGACCTCTACGATGAGTTTACCATGTGCGTGGTTCCGCAGCGAACACCGTCAGAGCTGAAAACCCATGCCGAGATGCGTGAGCATCTGTTGTTGGCCCGCAAGGACTTGGGCCTGGTCGAGCACGATGCGCGGTCTCAACGAACCTGCCCCAAGGATCTTGTTGTCCTCAACAGCCCCATGAACCTtggcgaggaggaggaggcccaaGAGGGCGAAGCCGGCGAggaggaagagggagaggtGAAGCCACAGCAGGCATCTCCCGAGTGCAGCTCGAATATGATCATCATACCGGATAGGCGCATG CTGGAGCTTAAGCGCCCCAAGAGTCGCATTTACCTGAACGAAACACAAGTGGGTCCCCTGGAGGAGCTGCCATTTCCCACGTACAATCCCCGGCTGATTCAGGAGGGTCTCGATGGTGAGAACCTAAAGGCCTTCGATCTGATTGAGGGCTGCAATCCGCAAGATCTATGGACCTGGAATGTGGGCTATCAGAAGCATGAGGAGGATATGGATCAGGAGTTTATCACAGCCTCACTGCCCAAATACG AAAACGACGGAGAGCTCACCGTTTATAATATACCCACGGATCTGGATACCACCTTCAAGGCGGAGATTGTGTACGGCAATCGAAATGTCTTCCCGGAGAAGCCGAAAGAAGCGGGTCGACCGAG ATACTATAATCGACCCAGTGAAATTGCCTGCATTATTGTAGCCTATGTGGAGAGCTTTCGCCTGAATCCCGACTTCTGGACGGGCAGCACCTTGGATGGTATACTGAAACGAGGCTTAAGTCTGACCAAAAAAAGCATCTCCATGAACTACAAGGCCGGCGAGTTTTGCGACTTTGACATTATACCGCAGGTGAAGGAGCGCGAGGCCGAGGTAGACATCAAGATCCATTTCTCGGGGCTACTCAGGAATGAGCCGAACATGTTCAAGGCCCTCTCGCTGTTCTTTACCAAATACAATGCCTGCATCTTTGTGTCGCGCGAGCTGTTCCTGCTGATCTGCAAGCGGTGCCTCAACTCGTACTTCGTCTTCGATCCGAACGGGCGGAACGACATGTGCCTGCGTGACTTTGCGGAGGGCAAGTGTTCGCTGATGGCCACCCGCTACACGGAGCATCTGGTGCATCTGATCACCAAGTTTAGTGACCTCCAGCCGCAGGATGAGTTCAGCATATACGAGATATCCCTGACACAGTACGGAAAGCTGAAGGGTGAGCCGCTGAAAAAGGACCCCAACAACCTGGTGGCCCACAAGCTCTGGGCCGTGGTGAACGAGCATTTTGCGGTGAAGACCGCCGGCGAGGGGGGTATCCATCAGCCCATATCGGGCAACGAGAAGAACGGCTCGCTGGTCGTCTCGCTGATAGCCCTGATCTACGCGGAGTTCGAGCTGGCGAAGCTCTGGCGACCGATGACCATCGACGACATCATCCGCTATGGCATGGCCTACTACAAGACGCTGCGCAAGAAGTTCCGGCTGGACGGCAAGCGGTGGAAGAACAAGAAGCCCCATCTGAATGTCGTCGATCTGCCGGAGATGTTCCTCATGGGCGCCTTCAAGGCGACTGTGCGCAAGCAGCCATTCCTGATCAACGGCCATGTGGCCGACTGCAAGAACTACCTGGACTCGCAGCTAACGATGGCCTTGCATCAGCTATTCAACATGCCCCAGTGGCCGGCGGGGCTGCTGCAGATCGACAATTCGGTGCTGGGCATCTGGCGGGACAGGGAATTCTTCTACGTGTTCGATCCGTTCCGGCGCAATCGCACCGCCATGGTGATAGATCCGGATGACTATCGGATCAAGGGCTCGGCCGTGCTGCAGATGCACTCTACCTTCGACTCCTTCTGCCGCGTGCTGTACATGAATGCCCTGAAGATGCGTCGCGGTGGCAAGTTTTTCATCCACGGCATACGCACCGGCTGCATCCGACCGCTGCAGGTGATGACGCAGAAGACGAACAAGTTCCAGGCCCTGCAGATGGGGCTGCCAACGTTCACGGACGAGCCGCCAGAGCCGGAgctgaagcagaagaagagcaTCGAGAGCATACCCGACGAGGAGCGCTTCCCAgtgcaggaggagaaggaatGGATCGAGGAACTAATCAATGGAATTATCAACGACATCATCAAAGCCCTGCCCGACCCGGCGATGCAGCGGCCGCACCTCTATCCGCAGGCCCAGAAGGTGCTGGTGCGCACCGACAAGGAGAATCTGCGCGCCCTGCGGCTGAAGATCAAGCGGGGCTATGAGCTGGACGCTGctgacgaggaagaggagaagCGCGTGCTCACCCtcgaggaggaggtggcgCTGAGGAGCAACTTCCAGGCCCTGCCGGACGGCGCCTGGATAATCGCGGGCTCCACGCAGCTGCCGCAACTAGACGAGGAGATGGCCAAACTCGGCGGCATCCTGTCCGCCATGGTGGCCATGGCAGTGTCCGCCAAGTACAAGCTCTCCACATGGAACGCGGACCTTATCGAATTCTCTCTGGAGTCGGCCAACAGCTTTGGCGAGGATTACCAGAACTACGAGTACATCCTGGCCTGTCTGCTGTCCAAGAAGCTGCCGGACATCGCCATCGGTGAAAGCAGCTTCAGCCTGGAGGTGCCCAAGGTGGTGAAGTCCTCCATTACGGTGCCGCTGCGGCAGGTGCTCGTGGATCTGCTGACCAGCTACAACCGCCTGCTGCTCGTGTGCCAGCGCTTCTCCTGCGTGATCTTCAAGCGCTACAATTTCCTGTACATGTTCATCGGGTTCCCCTGCAGTGCCGTGGGCTACCGCAAGGGCGGCTCCGGTCCCGCCTGTTTGCTGCGCTTCCTGGAGTTGGACGCGCTGATCAAGCGGATCGAGTTTGGGTGCAATCCCCTGGGCTGTTCGGTGATGAACTTCATTGTGGCCGCCATCAAGGTCGTGGACAATCATCTGGAGGGACGCTTCCGGCGCTGGCCAAAGGCCGATGAGGATGCCGAGTACAAGCAGCTGTCGGCGCGACAGAAGAAGCTGCGTGACACGCGGTTGGAGAAGATGCGCTTCATCGATGAAGAGCTGAAGAAGGAGAACGATCGCATCCAGAAGTTCCTCAAGGCAAAGCAGGAGCATCGTGACcgcaagaagaagaagc GCATCCCCGCCTACCGGGACACTGGCATTGACGAGGGAGGCGAAGAGTtcatggaggaggaggatctgggcatggaggaggaagagggcGAGGAGGAGATCGAGCTGAAGCATCGGCCGGGCAAGCAGCTGCCCAAGGAGCTGAGTCGCGCCTATCAGCCGCGACCCATCCTCTACGGCTACCGCATGCGGGAGAAGGACTGCAACTTCAAGATCCAGGGCAGCACCGCTCTCGACGGCCGTGGCGAGGGCTCCTTCAAGGAAATCAAGCCCTGCTACTTTGCCTCCGCCCTGGCCATCCTCAGCTGCTCCATGCGTCCACTGAACCGCTGGAACTCGTATCGGGTCGATCGGGTGATCTCGAATGCCAAGGCCATAGCCGCGACTGTGTGCGAGCTGGAGTCGGTCTTCGAGCGGGTCGTCCGTCATGTGACGGTGGATGACTACGAGTTTGACATCTGGATCCGCGGCTTCGAGCCGGCGGGCgttccggctccggctccgacCAAAAAACAATATCCCGCGGGCCTGGCCCTCAACATTTTTAAGAAGAAACTGGAAAAGTCCCTGCACACGCGGAAATATCTGCTGATCTTTACACCGAACGGCAGCTATGCGCTGTACCATGACGAGTACTTCCATCTATTCGATCCGTATGGCAGCATGGAGAAGTCCGGCGgcggcgaggaggaggagcaggatgGCGACGAGGAGGgaggcaaaaagaaaaagtgcCCCAAGGGACCCAAGCGATATCCAGAGCGCAACACCGCCTCTTGGGTGCTCCTCGGGGACATGGACGCCCTGATCACGTACATTGACGAGCGGTGCAGCGTAAAGAGCTGGAAGGAGACGTGTCAGTACAAGTTCTATGTGGTGGACATTCTTTCGCACAAGAAGGCCGCACCGAATGCCCGCAtcctgcagctgctgacggACCTGTCCATACCGATGACCTGCTCGAACAAGCACTACGGCAGTCCGGAGTACGAGATCTGTGCTACCAACGAATCCCTCGgctggctggagctggagaactGCCTGCCCGTGTGGAGCCGCCTGAATCGCCGCAACACGGCCGGCAAGTATCGCAATCTGCCGGTCAGCAAACTCAAGAAGTTCGACGTGGAGATCGAGGGACGGCTGTGGTCGCTGTGGGGCAACCTGCATCCGGAAGCGCCTGTGTTCGAGGACGAGCTGCGCGGTCGCCAGTACCTGGCCTGCTATGTGATGGCCTGCTGTGCGGCCAGTGTCTACCGGCTGATGGACTGGAGCCCCCACATGCTGGACAACATCGTCGTGAGCGGCACCACGTACTTCAAGGAGAGCGTCCAGCAGATCAACAAGGAGGACTATGAGTTCTCGCTGGAGAACCTCAACATCGACTGCGCCATGGATGCCATCAACTTTGTGGTCCACATCGAGCACGTCTGCTATGGCAAGCTGTACCGCGTGCCCACCTTCAATCGGATGAATCTCGCCGAGGCGCTGATATACTTCTTCAGCCACTACCAGTACGGCATCGTGATGGTGCGCAAGCGGGCCCTGGCCATTGGCTTCTGTCCGGGCCACGATGGTGGCTACTTCATGTACGACTGCCAGGAGAAGGACCATCCGCTGTTCCCCAAGCAGCAGGGGGCCGCCTATATGCTGCGAACCCGCCACCTCCAGGTGCTCCTCTACTGCATCGTGGTCACGCTGAATGTGCCCTTCTACAACATTGACTTTAGCATCCACAAGGTGGAGATGCTGCGGGAGGGTGCCACTCTGGAGAACGATGAGGAAGGGGAGGAGGCCtaa
- the ebd2 gene encoding uncharacterized protein ebd2 yields MAAMAAATVNNHKGPKSRRNERNILTFYEKIAVIRYYDETNISRNSLAKMFHCCATQIRRILDKKQELLQQLATLSEADASTIIEEMTRKRRKFEMSAISFLLHEWVKRCRQLRLSINIRNQKLKETSLKMAAVLNLPSFRPSYRWLNRFRSKYKYEADDLGYQGSDSVTQELPVEEIIVEFKHSLPNFMQRELLEADGDTSKDLVNLSSENSLMSDTGPERFDEDNVEEVTCEPSVLLSPAASPDATDHPDQGPPGEDPSDSMQINAGTTTLLNGVFPHLAIIHQFALMNSDIQALELISQLGVHMQQQATSGAYSTLSLAAGTEGGADEGFNSMPELPPGSIYADIDDIELIE; encoded by the exons atggcagccatggcagcagcaacagtcaaTAACCACAAAGGG CCCAAATCCCGTCGCAACGAGCGCAACATATTGACCTTCTACGAGAAGATCGCCGTTATACGCTATTACGATGAGACAAACATTTCCAGAAACAGCCTGGCCAAGATGTTCCATTGCTGTGCCACGCAGATCCGACGCATTCTGGACAAgaagcaggagctgctgcagcaattGGCCACGCTTAGCGAGGCGGATGCCTCCACCATCATCGAGGAGATGACGCGAAAGCGTCGCAAGTTCGAGATGAGCGCCATCAGCTTTCTGCTCCACGAGTGGGTGAAACGctgccgccagctgcgcctgAGCATTAATATACGCAACCAGAAGCTGAAGGAGACGTCCCTGAAGATGGCGGCCGTGCTGAACCTGCCCAGTTTTCGGCCATCGTATCGCTGGCTGAATCGCTTCCGCAGCAAGTACAAGTACGAGGCAGATGACTTGGGCTATCAGGGAAGCGATAGTGTAACACAGGAGCTGCCTGTCGAGGAGATCATTGTGGAGTTTAAGCATTCACTGCCCAATTTCATGCAAAGGGAGCTGCTGGAAGCCGATGGGGATACCAGCAAGGACCTGGTCAACCTATCGAGTGAGAACAGCCTGATGTCCGACACAGGGCCAGAGCGCTTTGACGAGGACAATGTGGAGGAGGTCACCTGTGAACCTAGTGTACTGCTCTCACCGGCTGCCTCGCCTGATGCCACGGACCACCCAGATCAAGGCCCACCAGGGGAGGATCCTTCAGACAGCATGCAAATTAATGCCGGAACCACCACTCTACTCAACGGAGTGTTCCCCCACCTGGCCATCATCCACCAGTTCGCTTTGATGAACTCAGACATACAGGCCCTGGAGCTGATCTCACAGCTAGGCGtgcacatgcagcagcaggccacGAGCGGTGCCTATAGCACACTTTCGCTGGCGGCAGGCACTGAAGGAGGGGCTGACGAGGGGTTCAACTCCATGCCGGAGCTACCGCCGGGAAGTATCTACGCGGACATTGATGACATAGAGTTGATCGAATAG